AGGAAAGTTCTTACAACTACCAAAAACAGATTGAGAAAGGCGAACGGATAATCGTAGGCGTAAATAAGTTTACCATTGAAAAAGAAGTTCCCAAAGACCTTTTAAAAATTGATGAAGACGTTGAACGAGGACAACTCACAAAATTAGCAGAGCTTAAGAAAAATCGCAATTCAAACAAAGTAAAAGAATCTCTTGAAAAAATTCGCGAAACCGCTCGCTCCAACAAAAATATGATGCCGGTTTTCCTTGAAGCGGTAAAAAATTATATTACTCTCGGTGAAATTTGCGGAGTTCTGAGAGAAGAATTCGGAGAATATACCGAAGGTTAGCTGGTTTTGTTTGGATTACTTATTTTAAAAATAGAATTTGTTTAAAAAAATTAGGAGAATTATGAGTAATAAAGTTAGAATATTAATCGCAAAACCCGGTCTCGATGGGCATGACAGAGGGGCAAAGTTTATCTCACGTGCTTTGCGAGATGCCGGTTATGAAGTTATCTACACAGGTATCCGTCAAACTCCGGAACAAATCGTAGCTGCTGCTATTCAGGAAGATGTAGATTTTCTCGGTTTGAGTATCCTGTCCGGTGCTCATAATGTGCTTTTCAAAAAAATCACCGATATTCTCAATCAGAAAAAAATTGATGACATTATCCTATTTGCCGGTGGTGTAATTCCCGAAGGTGATATCCCCGGCTTAAAATCACTCGGATTCAAAGCGATATTCACTCCAGGAGCAAACTCAAAAGAAATCGTTGATTTTATCGAAAATGAATATAAAAACAAATAAACGAAGGCGAAATTGGCAAAGGCGAAATTGGCCAATTTCGCCTTCAACAACAACAACAACAACAACATCGCCAACAACCAATTTCTCGGAAAGGAGAAAAAAATGAGTATGATAATAATTATAATAATCCTGATTGCATTGTACACACAGGCAAAACCTTTGTTTCATGACAAAGCAAAATTAGCACGTTTTGCAATTATCCTGCTGATTCTGATAGGTATTTTCGCCCAAACGATTAAAATCGTTCAACCCGGTCACATCAAGCTTCAAGTTCTTTTTGGTAAAGTCCAAAACCGCGTTCTTCATAGTGGTTTAAATTTTGTTAATCCCCTTGTAAATTTAGTTGATATGAGCGTGCGAACTCAGGAATACACAATGAGTTCTGGTCGCTACGAGGGAAGTGTTTCCGGAGATGATGCCATAAAAGCACTAACTTCCGATGGTATTCTACTCCCAATGGACATCACTTGCCTTTTTCATTTAATCCCCAAAGATGCTCCGGAAGTGTACACAAAGCTTGGTGTAAATTATGAATCCAAAATTATTCGTCCGACTCTAAAAACCGCTATTAGAACAGTAATTAGTAACTACCCAATGGAAGAAATCTATTCTTCCAAAAGAGATTCCATTGCTTTTGAGATGAAAGA
The DNA window shown above is from Candidatus Cloacimonadota bacterium and carries:
- a CDS encoding cobalamin B12-binding domain-containing protein, with the translated sequence MSNKVRILIAKPGLDGHDRGAKFISRALRDAGYEVIYTGIRQTPEQIVAAAIQEDVDFLGLSILSGAHNVLFKKITDILNQKKIDDIILFAGGVIPEGDIPGLKSLGFKAIFTPGANSKEIVDFIENEYKNK
- a CDS encoding prohibitin family protein; this translates as MSMIIIIIILIALYTQAKPLFHDKAKLARFAIILLILIGIFAQTIKIVQPGHIKLQVLFGKVQNRVLHSGLNFVNPLVNLVDMSVRTQEYTMSSGRYEGSVSGDDAIKALTSDGILLPMDITCLFHLIPKDAPEVYTKLGVNYESKIIRPTLKTAIRTVISNYPMEEIYSSKRDSIAFEMKDRAFTALNKRGIFVEDLLLRNINLPKQIEQAINDKKTEQQKFQKMVYTLKKEGKEKERKIIEAQGIKIANETIAKGLTEKYLQWYRIDMMKELIGSPNNTIIFIPTGEDISPIINANMGN